From the genome of Sulfurimonas paralvinellae:
ACATCTTCTGAACTGGTAAATACCTATCTTGAAGCCATGAAGAACGAAGAACTTTTAAAAACAGCGCAGGAAAATGTAGCCATTGATCAAGAGATATTCAATAAAGTTAAAAAACTATATAAAGCCGGTCTGACAACACTCTCTGAAGTTAAAAAGATAGAATCATCACTTGCTCTGGCAAAATCAAATCTTGTCGTTCAAGAAAATACACTTCTAAATGCTTCTTATAACCTGGAAAAAGTTTTAGGGCATACGCTCGATGCTTCAGCGATGCAAAAACCAAACCTTGATAATGTCAACTTTCCCCAATCGCAGGAAGAAGCACTTGCCTTTGCCTTTAAGCATAATCCGTCACTCCTCGCCAATGAATACAATCTTAAGGTTGCAAAAGCAACGAACAAAGAGAATAAAGCGAAGTATTATCCTAAAATCGACCTTGATATCTCACAAGCATACAATCACAACGTGAGCGGCATCAAAGGAAAAGATGATGAATTCCGTGCCATGGCCTACCTCTCATACAACATCTTTAACGGTTTCAGTGATCAAAGCAGCATAGAAAAAAGTTACTCACAGATACAACAACAGTTTGAAAACAAACGCAGCGTCAAACGTGAAATCGTTCAGAGTCTCAAACTCTCCTGGGCAGCTCAAGAAAAACTACAAGAGCAGCTGATTCATCTTCAAGAGTATAAGAAATTTTCAAATAAGACACTTATTCTTTACTCAAAGGAGTATGATCTGGGACGTCGTTCTCTACTTGACTTGCTCTCGGCACAAAATGATTTCATCCGATCAAAAGCACAAATCATTACGACACAATACAGCATACTCAATGCTAAATATAAAATCCTCAATACTATGGGTGTACTCGTAACAAGCATTATGCAAGATAATAAAGTTGTCTATTCAAAAGTTGATCTCTCAGGAGAGAAATAATGCTGATTGCAAATACTGACAACTTTAGAATGGATGCACTTCTTGACTCCCTTGTTCTTTTTACAAAAAAGTATCATAAACCTTTTTCAGCAGAGGCATTGACAGCGGGTCTGCCTATAGAACCGGGAGCAGAAGCACCGGAGCTTTTTTCTATAAATAATGCAAAAGGCCTTTTCTCCCGTGCAGCAGCACGTGCCGGGCTAAAGTCTTCTCTCATTCAACGACCTTTGCAGCAGATATCTAATCTGCAGCTTCCGATGATAATTTTGCTCTCCAATCAGGGAGCCTGTATCTTGGAAAAATTCTCAGATGACAGAAAACAGGCAAAGATCATAATGCCTGCAGAAGAGCCAATAGAACAGTGGGTTGATACACAAGACCTTGCCGATGAGTACATGGGCTACGGTTTTATGATAAAAAAAGCTTTTACAGCTGAAGATGATGAAAAAAAGACACTCCAGACACACCAAAAACACTGGTTCTGGGACACACTTAAGCTCTCCATTGGAATCTATAAAGATGTACTCTACGCCTCATTACTTGTCAACATTTTTGTTCTTGCCGCTCCGCTTTTTACCATGAATGTATATGACAGGGTCGTACCAAACAATGCCATTGAAACACTCTGGGTATTTGCCATTGGTGTTGTCATCGTCTATGTCATTGATACTTTTGCAAAATTTTCACGTACCTATCTTTTGGAAGTTGCAGCCAAGAAAAGTGACATTATCATGTCCTCTATCATCTTTGAAAAAGTACTCTCTTTAAAAATGGCTCATATACCTGCTTCTGTGGGTTCTTTTGCAAACAGCATCAAAGATTTTGACAATATCCGAGGCTTTTTGACAAATGCAACAATGGCAGCAGTGATAGACCTTCCTTTTGCCGTTATTTTTTTAGCGGTCATTGCATACATCGGCGGAACGATTGTACTCATTCCTATGGTTACGATGGGACTTATTTTGATCTACGCTTTTTTAATAAAAAATCCTCTGCGTGAGAGTATAGAATCTACACATGAAGCAGCGGCTAAAAAAAGCTCCATTCTCATAGAATCACTCAACAACCTTGAAACACTGAAAACACTCGGCGCATTAAATCAAACACAATGGAAATGGGAAGAAGCGACAGGAGAGATCGCAGGAAAAAGTCTGCGTTCACGACTTTTATCAGCTTCTATTCCAACGATCACGCAGCTGCTTATTCAACTCAATACTGTCATGATCATTGTCTATGGTGTTTACAAAATTCAGGATTTTGAACTTTCTCTGGGTGGTCTTATCGCTGTAGTTATCCTTACAGGAAGAACACTCGCACCGATGGGTCAGGTTGCCGGACTTATAACAAACTTTCAAGATGCAAAAACATCCTATGATATGCTCAACGAGATCATCTCAAAACCAAGTGAAAGACCAGAAGGCAAACAGTTTCTTGAGAAGCCGGCTTTTAGCGGACATATTGAGTTTAGAGACGTCACTTTTACCTATCCTGGGTCAAGTGTACCTGCTCTTAAAAATGTCTCTTTTGTTATTCATCAACATGAACATGTCGCAATCATCGGTCGTATCGGTTCAGGTAAAAGTACTATAGAAAAACTCATCCTTGGACTTTATGAACCCGATTCAGGACAGATCCTCATAGACGGCATCGACATTGCCCAAATAGATCCTGCAGACCTGCGTAAAAACATCGGCTATGTCTCACAAGATGTCATCCTCTTTAGAGGAACCGTTAAAGACAACATCACATTTAAAGCCTCTCACGCAAGTGACGGTGCTATGCTGCAGGCTTCGAAAATAAGCGGTACAGATGAATTTGTCAAAAAACATCCAAAAGGGTATGAGATGCCTGTAGGTGAACGCGGACACGGACTCTCCGGAGGACAGCGTCAAAGCATAGGTGTTGCTCGAGCATTTTTACTTGATGCTCCAATCTTGCTTATGGATGAGCCGACAAATGCTATGGACCAGGTCACAGAAGCAAATCTGCTCAATAATCTTGAAAAAGCGCTAAAAAATAAAACTGCGATTATAGTTACCCAGAAAATGACCCTTTTAAAGATAGTTGACAGAGTTATCATAATGAACGAAGGACGTGTTGTCATTGATGACGTCAAAGAACAGGCCATTTTAAAACTCCAGGGCGGAGGCAAAAAAAATGAAGCGTAAAAACAATACAGAATACACACAAAAAGAGTATGAGTTTATGAACTCGCTGAGTGCAGCGGTACTTGAACAGTCTCCCTCACGCATGAGCAAAGTCATCAAACTCTGGCTTATCACTATTCTAGCTTTCATTATCTGGGCATCTTTTGCAGAGATCGATGAGATAACACGAGGACAGGGAAAAGTCATTCCTTATGGACAAAACCAGATCATCCAGAACCTTGAAGGTGGGATTGTCGAAGCAATTTTGGTTCATGAAGGTGAACGTGTCAAGAAAGGTGAAGTGTTACTCAAGATAAAAAATCTTAAAAACATCTCCAGCAGTCAAACCAATGAAATGAAATATAAAGAACTTCTTGCAAAAAAACTACGTCTCTCTGCCGAAGCCAATGGTCTTCCTTTTAAAAGTATTAAAACTGATGATAAAGAACTGCAAGAGCAAATAGCACTTGCTCGTGATCTCTACAACTCTGATATGTTGGAATTTAAAGCCCAAGACAATGGACTTATTCAACAAATAGAACAAAAAAAACAAGAGTTAACAGAGGCAAAAGCAAAAATAAAATCTTTGCAAAAATCACTTACCTATGTCACAGAAGAGATCTCTATGACAGAGCCGATGGTCAAAGAAGGTGTAAAATCAAGAGTGGATTTTTTAAAACTAAAACGAGAGGCCAATGGTATCGAAAATCAGATAGAAGGGGCAAAACTCTCTCTACCACGTCTTAGATCAGCTATAAAAGAGTACCGCAATAAACGTATAGAAGCCAAACAGACCTTCCTATCCAAAGCAAAAGAAGAACTCAACAAAACAACGGCAGAGATAGCCCGATTAAAAACACAACAAATTGCATTTAACGATCAAGTAGACAGAACGATGGTCAAGTCTCCGGTAGATGGTATTGTCCAAAAACTTTTTGTTCATACCATCGGTGGTGTCGTTAAGCCGGGGGCCGATCTTGTCGAAATCGTTCCTATCAATGAAAAGTTATACTTAGAGATAAAGATAAAACCAAAAGATATCGCATTCATTCACCCTGGGGCAGAAGCAATGGTGAAGATTTCGGCTTATGATTTTTCTATTCATGGCGGGCTCAAGGGAAAAGTTGTCAATATCTCACCTGACACCATCACTGATAAAGAAGGAAAAACTTTTTATCTTATCAACGTTGAAACAGAAAAAAACTATCTTGGAACAAAAGAGCATCCACTTAACATTATCCCGGGAATGACAGCAAGTGTTGACATCGTAACAGGTAAAAAGACAGTAATGCAATACATCTTAAAACCTATACTCAAATCAAAACAATATGTATTTAGTGAGAAATAAGATGAAAACAGTACTGTTAAGCGAAAATGAAAACCTAATCTCAGAATGGAAAAACAAACTACAGAACACAAAAGTTCTCACGGCATATGAT
Proteins encoded in this window:
- a CDS encoding TolC family outer membrane protein, whose translation is MLKNIIALSFLTCVSYSQTLQESLEEVLQTNPTIQERLQNYNATKQDITNAKSGYYPSLDLKLGAGQEKIERQYTTTDYSAYETSLNYTQNIFNGFGTTALVEGQEYRAVAAAYSYVEKVNATSSELVNTYLEAMKNEELLKTAQENVAIDQEIFNKVKKLYKAGLTTLSEVKKIESSLALAKSNLVVQENTLLNASYNLEKVLGHTLDASAMQKPNLDNVNFPQSQEEALAFAFKHNPSLLANEYNLKVAKATNKENKAKYYPKIDLDISQAYNHNVSGIKGKDDEFRAMAYLSYNIFNGFSDQSSIEKSYSQIQQQFENKRSVKREIVQSLKLSWAAQEKLQEQLIHLQEYKKFSNKTLILYSKEYDLGRRSLLDLLSAQNDFIRSKAQIITTQYSILNAKYKILNTMGVLVTSIMQDNKVVYSKVDLSGEK
- a CDS encoding type I secretion system permease/ATPase, translating into MLIANTDNFRMDALLDSLVLFTKKYHKPFSAEALTAGLPIEPGAEAPELFSINNAKGLFSRAAARAGLKSSLIQRPLQQISNLQLPMIILLSNQGACILEKFSDDRKQAKIIMPAEEPIEQWVDTQDLADEYMGYGFMIKKAFTAEDDEKKTLQTHQKHWFWDTLKLSIGIYKDVLYASLLVNIFVLAAPLFTMNVYDRVVPNNAIETLWVFAIGVVIVYVIDTFAKFSRTYLLEVAAKKSDIIMSSIIFEKVLSLKMAHIPASVGSFANSIKDFDNIRGFLTNATMAAVIDLPFAVIFLAVIAYIGGTIVLIPMVTMGLILIYAFLIKNPLRESIESTHEAAAKKSSILIESLNNLETLKTLGALNQTQWKWEEATGEIAGKSLRSRLLSASIPTITQLLIQLNTVMIIVYGVYKIQDFELSLGGLIAVVILTGRTLAPMGQVAGLITNFQDAKTSYDMLNEIISKPSERPEGKQFLEKPAFSGHIEFRDVTFTYPGSSVPALKNVSFVIHQHEHVAIIGRIGSGKSTIEKLILGLYEPDSGQILIDGIDIAQIDPADLRKNIGYVSQDVILFRGTVKDNITFKASHASDGAMLQASKISGTDEFVKKHPKGYEMPVGERGHGLSGGQRQSIGVARAFLLDAPILLMDEPTNAMDQVTEANLLNNLEKALKNKTAIIVTQKMTLLKIVDRVIIMNEGRVVIDDVKEQAILKLQGGGKKNEA
- a CDS encoding HlyD family type I secretion periplasmic adaptor subunit, whose amino-acid sequence is MKRKNNTEYTQKEYEFMNSLSAAVLEQSPSRMSKVIKLWLITILAFIIWASFAEIDEITRGQGKVIPYGQNQIIQNLEGGIVEAILVHEGERVKKGEVLLKIKNLKNISSSQTNEMKYKELLAKKLRLSAEANGLPFKSIKTDDKELQEQIALARDLYNSDMLEFKAQDNGLIQQIEQKKQELTEAKAKIKSLQKSLTYVTEEISMTEPMVKEGVKSRVDFLKLKREANGIENQIEGAKLSLPRLRSAIKEYRNKRIEAKQTFLSKAKEELNKTTAEIARLKTQQIAFNDQVDRTMVKSPVDGIVQKLFVHTIGGVVKPGADLVEIVPINEKLYLEIKIKPKDIAFIHPGAEAMVKISAYDFSIHGGLKGKVVNISPDTITDKEGKTFYLINVETEKNYLGTKEHPLNIIPGMTASVDIVTGKKTVMQYILKPILKSKQYVFSEK